The following are encoded in a window of Arvicanthis niloticus isolate mArvNil1 chromosome 1, mArvNil1.pat.X, whole genome shotgun sequence genomic DNA:
- the Cyp17a1 gene encoding steroid 17-alpha-hydroxylase/17,20 lyase gives MWELLGLLLLILAYFFWLKTKTSGAKFPRSLPFLPLVGSLPFLPRHGHIHDNLFKLQKKYGPIYSLRLGTRTSVIIGHYQLAREMLIKKGKEFSGRPQMVTLGLLSNQGKGVAFSDAGSSWQLHRKLVFSTFSLFRDDQKLEKIICQGANSLCDLMLTHNEESIDPTMPIYLSVINIICIICFNISYEKKDPKLVSIYNFTEGIMNALGDSSLVDTFPWLTIFPNKALEKLKGHIKSRDETLAEIFKSCKEKFNSESISSLTDLLIQAKMNADNNNTGEGQDPDVLSDEHILSTVGDIFGAGIETSISTMKWILAFLVHNPEVKKKIQKEIDQYIGFIRTPTLSDRTHLLMLEATIREVLRIRPVAPMLIPHKANVDSSIGEFTVPKDMHVIINLWALHHDENEWDQPERFMPERFLDPTGSHLIIPTPSYLPFGAGPRSCIGEVLARQELFLFMAMLLQRFDIDVSDDKQLPCLVGDPKVVFMINPFKVKITVRQAWKDAQAEVAPRGHN, from the exons ATGTGGGAGCTTCTGGGTCTCCTGCTGCTCATCCTAGCATATTTCTTCTGGCTCAAGACAAAGACATCTGGTGCCAAGTTCCCCAGGAGCCTTCCATTCCTGCCTCTGGTGGGCAGTCTGCCGTTTCTCCCCAGACATGGTCATATTCACGACAACTTATTCAAGCTGCAGAAAAAGTATGGCCCCATCTATTCTCTTCGCCTGGGTACCAGAACCTCGGTGATCATCGGTCACTATCAGCTGGCCAGGGAAATGCTCATCAAGAAGGGAAAGGAATTCTCTGGTCGGCCCCAAATG GTGACTCTAGGCCTCTTGTCGAACCAAGGAAAAGGTGTCGCCTTTTCTGATGCTGGTAGCTCCTGGCAGCTGCACCGGAAGCTGGTGTTCAGCACCTTTTCCCTGTTCAGGGATGACCAGAAACTGGAGAAGATCA TATGTCAGGGAGCCAACTCACTGTGTGACTTGATGCTTACACACAACGAAGAGTCCATAGATCCGACTATGCCCATCTACCTGTCAGTAATCAACATCATCTGTATCATCTGCTTCAACATCTCTTATGAGAAAAAGGATCCGAAACTGGTCAGCATATATAACTTTACAGAGGGTATCATGAATGCCCTGGGCGACAGCAGTCTGGTGGACACATTCCCATGGTTGACG aTTTTTCCCAATAAAGCCTTGGAAAAGCTAAAGGGACATATTAAAAGTCGAGACGAAACGCTGgctgaaatatttaaaagttgcAAG GAGAAATTCAACAGTGAATCTATCTCCAGCCTGACAGACCTTCTGATACAAGCCAAGATGAATGCAGACAATAATAACACCGGTGAAGGCCAGGACCCAGATGTGTTATCAGATGAGCACATCCTCAGCACAGTGGGAGACATCTTTGGGGCGGGCATAGAGACAAGTATCTCCACGATGAAGTGGATCCTGGCTTTTCTGGTGCACAATCCTGAG GTGAAGAAGAAGATCCAGAAGGAGATTGACCAGTATATAGGCTTCATTCGAACACCAACTCTTAGTGACCGGACTCACCTTCTCATGTTGGAGGCCACTATCCGAGAAGTGCTTCGTATCAGGCCGGTGGCCCCAATGCTCATCCCTCACAAGGCTAACGTTGACTCCAG CATTGGGGAGTTTACTGTCCCCAAGGACATGCATGTGATCATCAATCTCTGGGCACTGCATCACGATGAGAATGAATGGGACCAGCCAGAACGATTCATGCCTG AGCGTTTCTTAGATCCAACAGGAAGCCATCTCATTATACCCACGCCAAGTTACTTGCCCTTCGGAGCTGGTCCCCGATCCTGCATCGGAGAGGTTCTGGCCCGTCAGGAGCTCTTTCTCTTCATGGCCATGCTGCTCCAGAGGTTTGACATTGATGTGTCAGATGATAAACAACTGCCCTGCCTGGTGGGTGACCCCAAGGTGGTCTTTATGATCAACCCTTTCAAAGTGAAGATCACGGTACGCCAGGCATGGAAGGATGCACAGGCTGAGGTGGCACCTAGAGGCCACAACTAA